The following coding sequences lie in one Metopolophium dirhodum isolate CAU chromosome 5, ASM1992520v1, whole genome shotgun sequence genomic window:
- the LOC132945274 gene encoding probable methyltransferase-like protein 25 isoform X3, producing MEQLRSKLEEVIIYLKPYLPIANSHVVNFITHNFWETIIPSDIREEIDLKGTEFVFSNFWSENQIPDSLTHFVDSTKKTNLNSYPSSCYMKLDDAYNVLKSWGYKPMNKSLNLKEFMGAKKMHEVEVMAKLVADFSKYAGTDVIVDIGGGKGYLSSLLALAYNFNVLGIDSQSINSEGARNRTIKFEKYWQSIKKKSNNFPEEKLTPPIIKEKLDTYEEYYEKYSRKSAVLGSTYKQITEYVTENTNIAHLAQTEFEVNNKEEFTLIGLHTCGSLEFTNDPFWDDIENELNKNESYGFPVSNCLREKKFQLGRDARMCASQSPDKFFNSKDIINSTKPLFYRALLQVYLVQELGYENISRHHVGRLAHKCSTFNEYVHKAVKRLQLNIEIDNGKINAFYDKYLIEYERLKVFFILKQALAQVIEGLIIMDRLLYLHEQGINEAFVAKLFDPLLSPRNHAIIALKKN from the exons atggaACAATTAAGATCTAAATTAgaagaagttattatttatttaaaaccatatttacCTATTGCTAATAGCCatgttgttaattttattactcATAATTTTTGGGAAACTATAATTCCTAGTGATATACGGGAAGAAATTGATTTAAAAGGTACAGAATTtgtgttttcaaatttttggtCGGAAAATCAAATTCCTGATTCTCTTACACATTTTGTTGATTCTACAAAGAAAACTAACTTAAATTCTTATCCAAGTAGTTGTTATATGAAATTAGATGATGCATATAATGTACTTAAATCTTGGGGTTATAAGCCTATGAATAAATCActtaatttaaaagaatttatGGGTGCTAAGAAAATGCATGAAGTAGAAGTTATGGCCAAATTAGTGGCAGATTTTTCTAAGTATGCTGGTACGGACGTTATAGTTGATATTGGAGGTGGAAAAGGATATTTAAGTTCCCTCTTAGCTTTAGCTTACAACTTCAATGTGCTTGGTATTGATTCACAATCAATCAATTCTGAAGGCGCTAGAAATCGAACAATCAAATTTGAg aaatattggcagtccattaaaaaaaaatcaaacaactTTCCTGAAGAAAAACTAACGCCTccaataataaaagaaaaacttgATACCTATgaagaatattatgaaaaatacagcAGAAAATCAGCTGTGCTGGGTAgtacctataaacaaattacaGAATATGTTACTGAGAATACCAATATTGCACATTTAGCTCAAACTGAATTTgaagtaaataataaagaaGAGTTTACTTTAATTGGACTACATACGTGTGGTTCTTTAG AATTCACCAATGATCCATTTTGGGATGATAttgaaaatgaattaaataaaaatgaatcttATGGTTTTCCTGTAAGTAATTGtctaagagaaaaaaaatttcaacttGGACGTGATGCTAGAATGTGTGCATCTCAATCACcagataaattttttaattctaaagac ataataaattcaACGAAACCGCTATTCTACAGAGCCTTATTACAAGTTTATTTAGTACAAGAACTTGGATATGAGAATATTAGTAGACATCATGTTGGACGATTAGCACATAAATGTTCGACTTTTAATGAATACGTGCATAAAGCTGTGAAAcgattacaattaaatattgag attgacaatggaaaaataaatgcattttatgataaatatctGATTGAATATGAAcgattaaaagtattttttattttaaaacaagcaTTAGCTCAAGTTATTGAAGGacttataataatgg
- the LOC132945274 gene encoding probable methyltransferase-like protein 25 isoform X2: protein MEQLRSKLEEVIIYLKPYLPIANSHVVNFITHNFWETIIPSDIREEIDLKGTEFVFSNFWSENQIPDSLTHFVDSTKKTNLNSYPSSCYMKLDDAYNVLKSWGYKPMNKSLNLKEFMGAKKMHEVEVMAKLVADFSKYAGTDVIVDIGGGKGYLSSLLALAYNFNVLGIDSQSINSEGARNRTIKFEKYWQSIKKKSNNFPEEKLTPPIIKEKLDTYEEYYEKYSRKSAVLGSTYKQITEYVTENTNIAHLAQTEFEVNNKEEFTLIGLHTCGSLGTTCLKLFTEPKNNLKLLVNVGCCYHLIEEEFTNDPFWDDIENELNKNESYGFPVSNCLREKKFQLGRDARMCASQSPDKFFNSKDIINSTKPLFYRALLQVYLVQELGYENISRHHVGRLAHKCSTFNEYVHKAVKRLQLNIEIDNGKINAFYDKYLIEYERLKVFFILKQALAQVIEGLIIMDRLLYLHEQ, encoded by the exons atggaACAATTAAGATCTAAATTAgaagaagttattatttatttaaaaccatatttacCTATTGCTAATAGCCatgttgttaattttattactcATAATTTTTGGGAAACTATAATTCCTAGTGATATACGGGAAGAAATTGATTTAAAAGGTACAGAATTtgtgttttcaaatttttggtCGGAAAATCAAATTCCTGATTCTCTTACACATTTTGTTGATTCTACAAAGAAAACTAACTTAAATTCTTATCCAAGTAGTTGTTATATGAAATTAGATGATGCATATAATGTACTTAAATCTTGGGGTTATAAGCCTATGAATAAATCActtaatttaaaagaatttatGGGTGCTAAGAAAATGCATGAAGTAGAAGTTATGGCCAAATTAGTGGCAGATTTTTCTAAGTATGCTGGTACGGACGTTATAGTTGATATTGGAGGTGGAAAAGGATATTTAAGTTCCCTCTTAGCTTTAGCTTACAACTTCAATGTGCTTGGTATTGATTCACAATCAATCAATTCTGAAGGCGCTAGAAATCGAACAATCAAATTTGAg aaatattggcagtccattaaaaaaaaatcaaacaactTTCCTGAAGAAAAACTAACGCCTccaataataaaagaaaaacttgATACCTATgaagaatattatgaaaaatacagcAGAAAATCAGCTGTGCTGGGTAgtacctataaacaaattacaGAATATGTTACTGAGAATACCAATATTGCACATTTAGCTCAAACTGAATTTgaagtaaataataaagaaGAGTTTACTTTAATTGGACTACATACGTGTGGTTCTTTAGGTACTACATGTTTAAAGTTATTTACTgaacctaaaaataatttaaaacttttggtGAATGTTGGTTGTTGTTATCATTTAATTGAGGAAGAATTCACCAATGATCCATTTTGGGATGATAttgaaaatgaattaaataaaaatgaatcttATGGTTTTCCTGTAAGTAATTGtctaagagaaaaaaaatttcaacttGGACGTGATGCTAGAATGTGTGCATCTCAATCACcagataaattttttaattctaaagac ataataaattcaACGAAACCGCTATTCTACAGAGCCTTATTACAAGTTTATTTAGTACAAGAACTTGGATATGAGAATATTAGTAGACATCATGTTGGACGATTAGCACATAAATGTTCGACTTTTAATGAATACGTGCATAAAGCTGTGAAAcgattacaattaaatattgag attgacaatggaaaaataaatgcattttatgataaatatctGATTGAATATGAAcgattaaaagtattttttattttaaaacaagcaTTAGCTCAAGTTATTGAAGGacttataataatgg
- the LOC132945274 gene encoding probable methyltransferase-like protein 25 isoform X1: protein MEQLRSKLEEVIIYLKPYLPIANSHVVNFITHNFWETIIPSDIREEIDLKGTEFVFSNFWSENQIPDSLTHFVDSTKKTNLNSYPSSCYMKLDDAYNVLKSWGYKPMNKSLNLKEFMGAKKMHEVEVMAKLVADFSKYAGTDVIVDIGGGKGYLSSLLALAYNFNVLGIDSQSINSEGARNRTIKFEKYWQSIKKKSNNFPEEKLTPPIIKEKLDTYEEYYEKYSRKSAVLGSTYKQITEYVTENTNIAHLAQTEFEVNNKEEFTLIGLHTCGSLGTTCLKLFTEPKNNLKLLVNVGCCYHLIEEEFTNDPFWDDIENELNKNESYGFPVSNCLREKKFQLGRDARMCASQSPDKFFNSKDIINSTKPLFYRALLQVYLVQELGYENISRHHVGRLAHKCSTFNEYVHKAVKRLQLNIEIDNGKINAFYDKYLIEYERLKVFFILKQALAQVIEGLIIMDRLLYLHEQGINEAFVAKLFDPLLSPRNHAIIALKKN, encoded by the exons atggaACAATTAAGATCTAAATTAgaagaagttattatttatttaaaaccatatttacCTATTGCTAATAGCCatgttgttaattttattactcATAATTTTTGGGAAACTATAATTCCTAGTGATATACGGGAAGAAATTGATTTAAAAGGTACAGAATTtgtgttttcaaatttttggtCGGAAAATCAAATTCCTGATTCTCTTACACATTTTGTTGATTCTACAAAGAAAACTAACTTAAATTCTTATCCAAGTAGTTGTTATATGAAATTAGATGATGCATATAATGTACTTAAATCTTGGGGTTATAAGCCTATGAATAAATCActtaatttaaaagaatttatGGGTGCTAAGAAAATGCATGAAGTAGAAGTTATGGCCAAATTAGTGGCAGATTTTTCTAAGTATGCTGGTACGGACGTTATAGTTGATATTGGAGGTGGAAAAGGATATTTAAGTTCCCTCTTAGCTTTAGCTTACAACTTCAATGTGCTTGGTATTGATTCACAATCAATCAATTCTGAAGGCGCTAGAAATCGAACAATCAAATTTGAg aaatattggcagtccattaaaaaaaaatcaaacaactTTCCTGAAGAAAAACTAACGCCTccaataataaaagaaaaacttgATACCTATgaagaatattatgaaaaatacagcAGAAAATCAGCTGTGCTGGGTAgtacctataaacaaattacaGAATATGTTACTGAGAATACCAATATTGCACATTTAGCTCAAACTGAATTTgaagtaaataataaagaaGAGTTTACTTTAATTGGACTACATACGTGTGGTTCTTTAGGTACTACATGTTTAAAGTTATTTACTgaacctaaaaataatttaaaacttttggtGAATGTTGGTTGTTGTTATCATTTAATTGAGGAAGAATTCACCAATGATCCATTTTGGGATGATAttgaaaatgaattaaataaaaatgaatcttATGGTTTTCCTGTAAGTAATTGtctaagagaaaaaaaatttcaacttGGACGTGATGCTAGAATGTGTGCATCTCAATCACcagataaattttttaattctaaagac ataataaattcaACGAAACCGCTATTCTACAGAGCCTTATTACAAGTTTATTTAGTACAAGAACTTGGATATGAGAATATTAGTAGACATCATGTTGGACGATTAGCACATAAATGTTCGACTTTTAATGAATACGTGCATAAAGCTGTGAAAcgattacaattaaatattgag attgacaatggaaaaataaatgcattttatgataaatatctGATTGAATATGAAcgattaaaagtattttttattttaaaacaagcaTTAGCTCAAGTTATTGAAGGacttataataatgg